A genomic stretch from Aedes albopictus strain Foshan chromosome 2, AalbF5, whole genome shotgun sequence includes:
- the LOC134286429 gene encoding antifreeze protein Maxi-like: MAAEAATAEVTAATAEITATATATAATAAAATGAAATGVAATGAAAPAAAGDGRYKYPLEARGAQKDGPRDGRTNFVSISESTATMAAAAATAEVAAAATAAIAEVTAAATAAAATGAAATAAATTGAAASAWRGL, from the coding sequence ATGGCAGCCGAAGCGGCCACCGCTGAGGTCACAGCTGCCACCGCTGAGATCACTGCAACAGCCACCGCCACAGCAGCCACCGCCGCAGCAGCCACTGGCGCAGCAGCCACCGGTGTAGCAGCCACCGGCGCAGCAGCCCCCGCCGCAGCAGGGGACGGGAGGTACAAATACCCGCTGGAAGCGCGCGGCGCGCAAAAGGACGGACCAAGGGACGGACGGACGAATTTCGTATCGATATCCGAATCAACCGCCACAATGGCAGCCGCAGCGGCCACCGCTGAGGTCGCAGCTGCCGCCACAGCGGCCATCGCTGAGGTCACTGCAGCAGCCACCGCCGCAGCAGCCACCGGCGCAGCAGCCACCGCCGCAGCAACCACCGGCGCAGCAGCCAGTGCGTGGCGTGGACTTTAA
- the LOC134286430 gene encoding uncharacterized protein LOC134286430, translating into MCGSGNGGGSRRGCGSGHGRGGGRGGTNTRRKRGARKRTDQGTDGRISYRYPNQPPQWQPQRPPLRSQLPPQRPPLRSLQQPPPQQPPPQQPLAQQSQAQQSQAQQPPAQQPPAQQPPAQQPPAQQPPAQQPPPQQGTDGRISYRYPNQPPQCQPQRPPLRSQLPPQRPPLRSLQQPPSQQPPAQQPPPQQPPAQLPPVQQPPPQQPPAQQPVRGVDFKRRKLT; encoded by the coding sequence ATGTGCGGCAGTGGAAACGGAGGCGGAAGCAGACGTGGGTGCGGTAGCGGTCACGGACGCGGTGGTGGCCGCGGAGGTACAAATACCCGCCGGAAGCGCGGAGCGCGCAAAAGGACGGACCAAGGGACGGACGGACGAATTTCGTATCGATATCCGAATCAACCGCCACAATGGCAGCCGCAGCGGCCACCGCTGAGGTCACAGCTGCCGCCACAGCGGCCACCGCTGAGATCACTGCAACAGCCACCGCCGCAGCAGCCACCGCCGCAGCAGCCACTGGCGCAGCAGTCACAGGCGCAGCAGTCACAGGCGCAGCAGCCACCGGCGCAGCAGCCACCGGCGCAGCAGCCACCGGCGCAGCAGCCACCAGCGCAGCAGCCACCGGCGCAGCAGCCCCCGCCGCAGCAGGGGACGGACGGACGAATTTCGTATCGATATCCGAATCAACCGCCACAATGTCAGCCGCAGCGGCCACCGCTGAGGTCACAGCTGCCGCCACAGCGGCCACCGCTGAGGTCACTGCAGCAGCCACCGTCGCAGCAGCCACCGGCGCAGCAGCCGCCGCCGCAGCAACCACCGGCGCAGCTGCCACCGGTGCAGCAGCCACCGCCGCAGCAACCACCGGCGCAGCAGCCAGTGCGTGGCGTGGACTTTAAGCGAAGAAAATTAACGTGA
- the LOC134286431 gene encoding uncharacterized protein LOC134286431, with amino-acid sequence MCGSGNGGGSRRGCGSGHGRGGGRGGTNTRRKRGARKRTDQGTDGRISYRYPNQPPQCQPQRPLLRSQMPPQRPPLRSLQQPPPQQPPPQQSQAQQPPATDQGTDGRISYRYPNQPPQWQPKRPPLRSQLPPQRPPLRSLQQPPPQQPPPQQPLAQQPPAQQPPPQQPPAQQPPPQQGTGGTNTRRKRGARKRTDQGTDGRISYRYPNQPPQWQPKRPPLRSQLPPQRPPLRSLQQPPAQQPPPQQPPAQLPPVQQPPPQQPPAQQPVRGVDFKRRKLT; translated from the exons ATGTGCGGCAGTGGAAACGGAGGCGGAAGCAGACGTGGGTGCGGTAGCGGTCACGGACGCGGTGGTGGCCGCGGAGGTACAAATACCCGCCGGAAGCGCGGGGCGCGCAAAAGGACGGACCAAGGGACGGACGGACGAATTTCGTATCGATATCCGAATCAACCGCCACAATGTCAGCCGCAGCGGCCACTGCTGAGGTCACAGATGCCGCCACAGCGGCCACCGCTGAGATCACTGCAACAGCCACCGCCACAGCAGCCACCGCCGCAGCAGTCACAGGCGCAGCAGCCACCGGC GACGGACCAAGGGACGGACGGACGAATTTCGTATCGATATCCGAATCAACCGCCACAATGGCAGCCGAAGCGGCCACCGCTGAGGTCACAGCTGCCGCCACAGCGGCCACCGCTGAGATCACTGCAACAGCCACCGCCACAGCAGCCACCGCCGCAGCAGCCACTGGCGCAGCAGCCACCGGCGCAGCAGCCACCGCCGCAGCAGCCACCGGCGCAGCAGCCCCCGCCGCAGCAGGGGACGGGAGGTACAAATACCCGCCGGAAGCGCGGGGCGCGCAAAAGGACGGACCAAGGGACGGACGGACGAATTTCGTATCGATATCCGAATCAACCGCCACAATGGCAGCCGAAGCGGCCACCGCTGAGGTCACAGCTGCCGCCACAGCGGCCACCGCTGAGATCACTGCAACAGCCACCGGCGCAGCAGCCGCCGCCGCAGCAACCACCGGCGCAGCTGCCACCGGTGCAGCAGCCACCGCCGCAGCAACCACCGGCGCAGCAGCCAGTGCGTGGCGTGGACTTTAAGCGAAGAAAATTAACGTGA
- the LOC134286432 gene encoding antifreeze protein Maxi-like codes for MAAEAATAEVTAAATAATAEITATATATAATAAAATGAAATGAAATAAAATGAAAPAAAGDGRYKYPPEARGAQKDGPRDGRTNFVSISESTATMAAEAATAEVTAAATAATAEITATATAAAATGAAATAAAVTGAAATGVAATGAAALAAAGDGRYKYPPEARGAQKDGPRDGRTNFVSISESTATMAAAAATAEVAAAATAAIAEVTAAATAAAATGAAATAAATTGAAATGAAASAWRGL; via the coding sequence ATGGCAGCCGAAGCGGCCACCGCTGAGGTCACAGCTGCCGCCACAGCGGCCACCGCTGAGATCACTGCAACAGCCACCGCCACAGCAGCCACCGCCGCAGCAGCCACTGGCGCAGCAGCCACCGGCGCAGCAGCCACCGCCGCAGCAGCCACCGGCGCAGCAGCCCCCGCCGCAGCAGGGGACGGGAGGTACAAATACCCGCCGGAAGCGCGGGGCGCGCAAAAGGACGGACCAAGGGACGGACGGACGAATTTCGTATCGATATCCGAATCAACCGCCACAATGGCAGCCGAAGCGGCCACCGCTGAGGTCACAGCTGCCGCCACAGCGGCCACCGCTGAGATCACTGCAACAGCCACCGCCGCAGCAGCCACTGGCGCAGCAGCCACCGCCGCAGCAGTCACAGGCGCAGCAGCCACCGGTGTAGCAGCCACCGGCGCAGCAGCCCTCGCCGCAGCAGGGGACGGGAGGTACAAATACCCGCCGGAAGCGCGCGGCGCGCAAAAGGACGGACCAAGGGACGGACGGACGAATTTCGTATCGATATCCGAATCAACCGCCACAATGGCAGCCGCAGCGGCCACCGCTGAGGTCGCAGCTGCCGCCACAGCGGCCATCGCTGAGGTCACTGCAGCAGCCACCGCCGCAGCAGCCACCGGCGCAGCAGCCACCGCCGCAGCAACCACCGGCGCAGCAGCTACCGGCGCAGCAGCCAGTGCGTGGCGTGGACTTTAA
- the LOC134286433 gene encoding ice-structuring glycoprotein-like has product MSAAAATAEVTDAATAATAEITATATATAATAAAATGAAATAAAVTGAAATGVAATGAAAPAAAGDGRYKYPPEARGAQKDGPRDGRTNFVSISESTATMAAAAATAEVAAAATAATAEVTAAATAALRGVWPI; this is encoded by the coding sequence ATGTCAGCCGCAGCGGCCACCGCTGAGGTCACAGATGCCGCCACAGCGGCCACCGCTGAGATCACTGCAACAGCCACCGCCACAGCAGCCACCGCCGCAGCAGCCACTGGCGCAGCAGCCACCGCCGCAGCAGTCACAGGCGCAGCAGCCACCGGCGTAGCAGCCACCGGCGCAGCAGCCCCCGCCGCAGCAGGGGACGGGAGGTACAAATACCCGCCGGAAGCGCGCGGCGCGCAAAAGGACGGACCAAGGGACGGACGGACGAATTTCGTATCGATATCCGAATCAACCGCCACAATGGCAGCCGCAGCGGCCACCGCTGAGGTCGCAGCTGCCGCCACAGCGGCCACCGCTGAGGTCACTGCAGCAGCCACCGCcgcactaaggggcgtttggccaatctag
- the LOC134286434 gene encoding activating signal cointegrator 1 complex subunit 2 homolog produces MNVNFYFAGDMCGSGNGGGSGRGRGSGHGRGGGRGGTNTRRKRGARKRTDQGTDGRISYRYPNQPPQCQPQRPPLRSLQQPPPQQPPPQQPLAQQSQAQQPPAQQSPAQQGTDGRISYRYPNQPPQCQPQRPPLRSLQQPPPQQQPAQQTPRRSSHRRSSHRHSSSHRRSSRRQRRLWQPG; encoded by the coding sequence atgaacgtgaacttctaCTTTGCAGGAGACATGTGCGGCAGTGGAAACGGAGGCGGAAGCGGACGTGGGCGCGGTAGCGGTCACGGACGCGGTGGTGGCCGCGGAGGTACAAATACCCGCCGGAAGCGCGGGGCGCGCAAAAGGACGGACCAAGGGACGGACGGACGAATTTCGTATCGATATCCGAATCAACCGCCACAATGTCAGCCGCAGCGGCCACCGCTGAGGTCACTGCAACAGCCACCGCCGCAGCAGCCACCGCCGCAGCAGCCACTGGCGCAGCAGTCACAGGCGCAGCAGCCACCGGCGCAGCAGTCACCGGCGCAGCAGGGGACGGACGGACGAATTTCGTATCGATATCCGAATCAACCGCCACAATGTCAGCCGCAGCGGCCACCGCTGAGGTCACTGCAACAGCCACCGCCGCAGCAGCAACCGGCGCAGCAGACCCCCCGGCGCAGCAGCCACCGGCGCAGCAGCCACCGCCACAGCAGCAGCCACCGGCGCAGCAGCCGCCGGCAGAGGCGGCTATGGCAGCCCGGCTGA